Within the Acidipropionibacterium acidipropionici genome, the region GGAAGTCCTCGTACGGTGACTCTCCCTCTTGCCCATGCTCCGCCCCACCTCGGTTGATGCGGTCGGTCCGTGCCCACTACGTGCCCAATGAAACCCGTCTCGTGCCCATTCATGCCCCCCTGTGCGGACTTCCTCGTAAATGACAAGTAGCCCGTGACTAGGTGTTTAACCTAGTCACGGGCTACTTCTCCGTGTGTCCGAGAGAGGACTTGAACCTCCACAGCCTAAAACGGCCACTAGCACCTCAAGCTAGCGCGTCTACCAATTCCGCCACCCGGACCGGGTTCCTTCAGGGGCTTAACACTCCCTTCCGGACGGTGTGGAACTCTAGTCTGAATCCTCGGCGGCGCGCAAGTTGAGGAGCCGGAGATGGGCGGGTGACCGGCGCCGGGTGCGCCGGTGGCAGAATCCCAGCATGGACCAGCCGACAGATCCCGAAGTCAGAGCAGCGGACTCGCCCGATGCCGAGGTGGTCCCCATCTGCCAGGAACTGGTCCGCATCGACTCCTCGAACTACGGGCGCCACGATGCCCGCGGCGAGACCGAGGTGGCGCGGCTGGTCGCCGGTCTGCTGTCCGAGATCGGGGTGAGGAGCAGGATCTACGAGTCCGAGCCGGGCCGGGCGACGCTGGTCGCCGAATGGGCCCCCGAGGGAACCGACATGTCGCGTCCGGCCCTGCTGCTGCACGGCCACTCCGACGTCGTGCCCGCGGTGGCCGACGACTGGTCGATAGACCCCTTCTCCGGTGAGCTGCGCGACGGATGCCTGTGGGGCAGGGGAGCTCTGGACATGAAGGGCTACCTGGCGATGGTGCTGTCGGCGATCCGCGCCCGCCATCGCCGGGGCCAGCCGCCGTCGCGACCGATCCGCTTCATCCTGTTCGCCGACGAGGAGGGGTCGGGCACCCTGGGATCCACCTGGCTGGGGGCCCATCACCCCGAGGCCTTCGACGGCGTCACGGAGGCCATCAGCGAGGTCGGTGGCTTCTCGGTGACGACACCGGGGGGACAGCGGGCATACGTCGTCCAGGCCGCTGAGAAGGGCCTGTGGTGGTTCCGGATGACGGCCACCGGCTCGGCCGGCCACGGCTCGATGCGCAATCGGGACAATGCCGTCTCGCGGCTCGCCGAGGCCCTCGGCCGGATCTCCGGGTACGCCTGGCCGGACCTTCACCACCCGGTCCAGGAGGAGTTCCTCTCCCGCTTCGAGCAGCTGTGGGGAATCGGCGTCGACCACGATCGGCTGGAGGAGTCCCTGGCCGCGCTGGGCCCGCTGTCGCGGATGGTGGCCGCGTGCTCGGCCAACACCGTGACGCCGACCGTGCTGTCGGCCGGGTACAAGGTCAACGTCATCCCGACCAGCGCCAGCGCCGAGCTCGACGCGCGATTCATCCCCGGCCACGAGCAGGAGATGATCGACACCATCAAGGGGCTGGCGGGCCCCGGCATCGAGTTCGAGACGATCTCCCACAAGCCCTCGGCCGAGGCCCCCTTCGAGGGTCCCGCGGTGGACGCGATCCGCTCGGCACTGGCGGTCGAGGATCCGGGCGCCGTCGTGCTGCCCTATCTCAACAGTGCGGGCACTGACGCCAAGGGGTTCGCCCGGCTGCCCGACGGACGGGTGATCAACTGCTACGGATGCACGCCGTTGCGGCTGCCTCCCGATTTCGACTTCATCTCCCTGTTCCACGGGGTGGATGAGAGGGTTCCGCTCGACACCCTGGCGTTCGGTGCCAGAGTCGTCGATCACATTCTTCAGGAGGCATGATCCAATGGACCAGCTCGTCGATGAGACCTGCACGCTGACCCTCGACGGCCACGAGTACACTTTGCCGGTGCGCACCGGGAGCACGGGTGACCGGGTGATCGACATCTCAGGGCTCAGAGCCGCGACCGGAGGGGTCACGACCTTCGACCCGTCTTTCGCCAACACATCGTCGTGCGAGTCGTCGATCTCGTGGATCGACGGCGAGAACGGGCGGCTCACCTACCGCGGCATCCCCATCGAGATCCTTGCCAGTGAGAAGGTCTCCTTCGTCGAGGTGGCCTGGTTGCTCATCTTCGGCTCGCTGCCCACAAAGGTCGAGCGCGAGCACTTCACCGAGCTGCTCACCGAGTACTCCTCGTTGCACCGGTCGATGGATCTGCACTTCAACGCCTTCCCGCCCAACGGGCACCCGATGGCGATCATGTCCTCGATGATCAATGCGATGAGCACCCACGACCGGCCCAAGATCACCGACGAGATGTCCTTCACGGATTCGGCGGCCAAGCTGCTGTCGAAGGTTCGGACCATCGCCGCCGCCTCGTACAAGGCCTCCATCGGAGAACCGGCCATCTACCCGCGCTACGACCTGAAGTACGTCGAGAACTTCATGCACATGATGTTCTCCCTTCCGTACCGGCCCTTCGAGGCCGATCCGATCGTGGCCCGGGCGCTGAACCTGTTCTTCGTCCTCCACGCCGACCACGGCCAGAACTGCTCCACCTCGACGGTGCGGATGGTCGCATCCTCGGGCGCCAACCTGTTCACCTCGTGCTCGGCCGGCGTCTGCGCGCTGTGGGGGCCCCGCCACGGGGGGGCCAATGTGGATGCCGTCCAGGCCCTGCAGAAGATCAAGGACTCCGGCCTCACGCCGCGCCAGTATGTGGCCCGCGCCAAGGACAACGGGGAACGGATCTCCGGTTTCGGGCACCGCATCTACCGCAACTGGGATCCCCGGGCGCGCATCCTGAGGGGCACCTGCTCGCAGCTGCTGGACAGCCTGAACCGGACCGACCCGCTGCTCAATATCGCCCGTGAGCTCGAGGACGCCGTGCTCTCGGATGACTACTTCGTGGAGCGGCGTCTCTTCCCGAATGTGGACTTCTACTCGGGGATCGTGCTGCGGGCGCTCAACATCCCGCTCAACATGTTCACCGTGATGTTCGCGATCGGCCGGATGCCGGGATGGATCGCCCACTGGCGCGAGGCCACGAGCGACCCCAAGGGGAAGATCGCCCGTCCCCGCGACCTCTACGTCGGACCGGACAACACCGCCTGGGTCCCGCGCTCCCAGCGAGGCTGACGCCAGGGGGTGCAGGGGGGTTGCCCCCCCCTGGGGTGCGCTGTCCGGCCTGCGACGCGGTCGTGGGATCTGCGAGGTTGCCGCCAGGGGGTGCAGGGGGGTTGCCCCCCGCCCTATCTCATGAGATTCGCGCCGCCGGTGATGTCGTCGAGGGCGGCGGTGATCTCGGCCGGCAGCTGCTCGTCGTCGGTGGCCAGCAGCTCGTCCAGCTGTTCGGGGGTCCGGGCACCCACCAGCGCCGAGGCGACCTGAGGGGCGTCGCGAACCCAGGACAGCGCCACCTGGGCGGTTGTGACACCCAGCCCCTGGGCGGCCTTGGCGACGGCCTCGACGACCGCCCGGGATTTCGCCGCGAGGTAGGGCTCGACGAACCAGGAGAGTTGGTCGTTCGCACCGCGGGAGTCCTTGGGGGTACCTGTCCGGTACCGTCCCGTCAGCACCCCGCGACCCAGCGCCGACCAGGCCAGCACCCCCATCCTGTGGTGGTGGGCTGACGGCATCATCTCGATCTCGGCGCGCCGGGCCAGCAGCGAGTACTCGACCTGATTGCTGATGATGGGGATCCGTGATCGCAGAGCGCGCTGCCAGGTCGCGGCGGTCGCCGACTGCCAGCCGACGAAATTGCTGACCCCGACATAGCGGGCCATGCCCGAGCGCACGGCGTGGTCGAGGGCATCGCAGGTCTCCTCGAGCGGGGCGTCCCCCCAGGCGTGCACCTGCCACAGGTCGACGTGGTCGGTGTGGAGGCGCCGCAGGGAGCCCTCCAGATCGCGCAGCATCGCGGCCCGGGAGGTGTCCACGACCCGGTTCTCGCCGTTGACGGTGAATCCCGCCTTGGTTGCGATCACCAGGTCGTCGCGGTCGAGATCGGAGTGGATGACGCGGCCGATGAGCTTCTCCGCGGCCCCGGAACCGTAGGCGGGTGCCGTGTCGACCAGATTGCCGCCGGCCTCGACGAAGCTGCGCAGCATGGTGCGGGCGTCCCGGGTGTCCGTCTGGCCGCCCCAGGTGAGGGTACCGAGCCCCATCCGCGAAACTTTGAGGCCGCTGGCCCCGACTGTCCTTGCCAGCATCTGGCTCCTCCCGACATCGACACGATAGAGGATGCCGAGCGTGCGGGGCCCCGCCTCGGCCGAAGCTCTAGGGTGTGCCTCATGGCACGTCTCACGCATCGGTACCTGCGGCCGGACCGCTTCGTCTGCGGGACGGTGGGCAGGCCCGGCGAGCGGACCTTCTTCATCCAGACCCGCCAGGACGGCCAGATCACGTCGGTGCGCTGCGACAAGGAGCAGCTCCAGGTGCTCACGACCCACCTGGCGCGCATCCTGGACGACCTCGCCAGACTTGCGGCCGGCGGGATCCTGGTCCCCGGACCGGTCGACGAGCCGGTCGACGACGAGCCGCTGGACATGCCGCTGGAGGAGGAGTTCACGGCCGGGGCGATCGCGATCGCCTGGGACAGTGCGGCCGGCCGCCTGGTGGTGGAGGTCTTCGCGATCAGCGATGACGAGATGATGGAGGCCGATCCGCAGCTGCTGCTGGCCGCCAGTCCGCAGGACGCCCCGGACTCCTTGGAGGTGCATCTGTCGCCGGCCCAGGCCCGCGACTTCGTGGCCCGCGGCCAGCTGGTGATCAGCTCCGGGCGACCGGCCTGTCCCTTCTGCGGCCAGCCGATATCGGGCAGCGGCCACATCTGTCCCCGCGCGAACGGGTATCGCCGGCCCCTGTTCCTGTGATGCAGGTCGGGTGCCCCTCCTCGGCGGTACCGCCGGTGGGACGATATGGGCGCGGGCCCACGGATCTGCGACCATGTTGAACGGCCCCGCCCTCCCGGGCCCGGCCCGAGGAGCTGAGAGGAGATCGGGATGGGCGACGTCATCATGAGGTTTCTCAACGCTCAGCTGGACATCGGCCTGGGACGTCCGGTCCTGTGGCGAGAGATCATCGGCAATATCTTCGGCCTGGCCTCGGCACTGGGTGGCGCCCGGCGCCGGATCTGGGCGTGGCCGGTGGGCATCGTCGGCAATGTGCTGCTCTTCACGGTCTTCCTGGGCGGGGTCTTCCACACCCCCCAGGACCTGAACCTGTGGGGGCAGGCGGGACGCCAGGTCTTCTTCCTCATCACCTCGGCCTACGGATGGGTCCAGTGGGCCGCCTACCGGCGCAGCCACCGCTCCTCGGGAGGCGCTGCCGTCGCTCCGCGCTGGGCGACTCCGAAGGAGCGCATGGCGACCGCCGCCGCCGTCGTGATGCTGATCGTCTTCTACATCGTCCTCAAGGCGCTGGGATCATGGGGGCCGGCCTCGGACTCGTGGATCCTCACCGGCTCCATCCTGGCCACCTTCGGCATGGCCCGCGGCTGGAACGAGTTCTGGTTCATCTGGATCGCCGTCGATCTGGTCGGGGTGCCGCTGCTTCTGAGCGCGCACTACTACCCCAGCGGGCTGATGTACATCTTCTACGGCGGATTCTGCCTCTACGGATTCTTCACCTGGTGGCGGTTGAGGGATCAGGACCGCAGCGTCGACATCCCCTGAGGCCCGGCAGCTGATCGGATCCCGGGAGGGCGTCGGCGCTCCGCTAGGGTGGTCGTCGTGAGCAAGACATTCGAGGAACTGTTCGCCGAACTGTCCCGGAAGGCCGCCGAGCGTCCGGAGGGATCGGGCACCGTCGCCGAGCTGGACCGCGGCGTCCATGCCATCGGCAAGAAGATCGTCGAGGAGGCCTCCGAGGTCTGGATCGCAGCCGAGTACGAGGGCAATGAGCGGACCGCCGAGGAGATCAGCCAGGAGCTGTACCACCTCCAGGTGATGATGGTGCGGCTCGGCATCGGCCTCGAAGACGTCTACAAGTACCTCTGAGGGGACCGTCGATGAGCGGACAGAACGTGCTGAGAATCGCTGTGCCCAACAAGGGCGCACTGTCTGAGGCTGCCGCATCCCTGCTGTCTGAGGCCGGCTACCGTCAGCGCACCGATCGCAAGGACCTTCGACTCCTGGACGAGGCCAACGGGGTGGAGTTCTTCTACCTGCGCCCGCGGGACATCGCGATCTACGTGGGGGAGGGGACCCTCGATCTGGGCATCACGGGCCGGGACCTGCTGCTCGACTCCATGGCCCAGGCGGTCGAGGTGAGAGGGCTGGGATTCGGGCGGTCCCGGTTCCGATTCGCAGCTCCCGCCGGTCGCCACAACACGGTCGAGGGCCTGGCCGGGCGCAGGATCGCCACCTCCTACCCGGGGCTGCTGCGCAGTTACCTGGACGAGCGGGGGATCGACGCCCATCTCATCCATCTGGACGGCGCCGTCGAGTCCTCGATCGGGCTGGGAGTCGCCGACGCGATCGCGGATGTCGTGGAGACGGGGACGACTCTTCGCAAGGCCGGGCTGGAGATCTTCGGCGAGGTGATCCTGGAGTCCGAGGGAGTGCTGATCCGTAGGCACGGGTTCGAGGCCGGGTCGGCCTACGAGCACTTCATGAAGCGCATCGAGGGGGTCCAGGTGGCCCGCTCCTACGTCATGCTCGACTACGACGTGCCCGAGGCGAACCTGGCCGCAGCGTCCGACCTCACCCCGGGGCTGGAGGCCCCGACCGTCTCCCCCCTGTCGAGGCAGGGATGGTACGCGGTCCGTGCGATGGTGCCGAGAGGACAGGTCCAGACCCTGATGGATCAGCTGTGGGATGCCGGCGCGCGCGCCATACTGAGCACCGACATCGCGGCCTGCCGGATCTGACGGAGCCTGATCTGAGGGAGCCGGATCTGAGGGCCGCGGCGGCGCCGGTCAGTCGATGCCGCGTTCCTTGAGCAGCTCCATGAGCTCGCGGTCCTCATCGGTGAAACCGGCCTTGTCGGGGTTGCCGGCCTGCTTCTTCCCGCCGGGCTTCTGAGCGGCCTTCGAGGCGGGCGGCTGTACGGGCTTCTTCGCGGGGCCGACCTGTTTGGCCGAGCCGCCGGATGTGGTCTCGCGGGAGCCGGATCGCCGCTCACGGGCCTGTTGACGGGTCACGGGGGCGATGAAGGATCCGGTGATCATGGCGATGACGCCGACCCCGGCGATCGCGACGCCGACCCAGCGGGTGGTGTCCATGGTGGTCGCTCTCACCCAGTCCACGGCCTGACGCCCCCACTGGGTCACCATGCCCATGACGCCGAGGATCCACAGGCCTGCCGGGACCAGGGCCAGGCCGATACTGCGCACCATTGATCGGACGGAGCGCCGACGGGCCCAGTGCAGCACGCCCCACAGGAGGGGCAGTGCGATGAGCACGACGGAGACGATGATTGTCAGTGTGGAGTCGGCCATATCACCAACTGTTCCACATCCGGGTAGCGTGACGGCGTGGTCAGTCTCCTGAAACCCGGCGGCGATCTCGGTGACGCCGATGAACCCACGCGGGCGGCCATGGCCGCCGCCACCACGCGAGAGGGGTATCTGGACGCCGTGGTGGCGATGTGCTCATCGCGACTCCTCATGCCGGTGATGTCCCCGGGGGCGAGTGCACCGGAGGGGTCGACGCAGGTCACCGAGCTCGGTGCTGCCGTGCTGACCAACGAGAGAGGGGAGTCGGCACTCCTGTGCTTCACCGGGATCGACTCGCTGCAGGCCTGGGATGCGAGGGCCAGACCGGTGCCGGGAACCCTGGACGATCTGGCTGCAACCGTGGAGGAGGCCGGCGCCAGTTCTCTGCTGGTTGACGTCGCAGGTCCGGTACCGATGGTCATCGGGCCCGACCTCGTCGTGCAGCTGAGCCGGGGAAGGCGCCTGGTGCGCCTCAGCGACGGATACGGATGGCTCGAGGTGACGCCCGGAGACCGGGTGTGAGATGCCCGGGCGAGGGGGTTGCCGGCCCGAGTTGACGGCCGGCAGGACGATCGGTAATGTGCTCCGAGCTGCCGCAAGGTGGTGAGTCCCCCGGGATGGGGCGATCGGCTGAGCCGACTCATCCATCCCGACCTGATCGGGGAGACGGACGGAATTGACTTCCGGATCACCGGTCAGTAAAGTAGGACGAGCCGCTTCACGGCGGCGGAGAAGCTCCCGAGATGGTTTCGGGGAATTCTTCTGCTCGGTTGTGAATGTTCGGGTTTCTCGGATTTGTGTCTGGGGGGTTCGGGGTTTATGATGGAGTGGTTGCCCCAAGGTGGCTGGCCTGGTTTTCGGGTTGGTGCTGCGGTGTGTGTGTGATGCTTGAGAACTCAACAGTGTGTCTTTTTTGTAGTCAATAGGATTTTGTTGATGCACACTTGGTGTGTGTCGGATTTTGTTTATTGATTCCTTTGATTGATTCTGATGGATCGGATGATTTTTTGTCAGGTTTGTTGGGGTCAGTGTTTTGGATTCTTTGATGTGGTCACCTGATGCTGCGTCCTCGTGTGCCTTTCGGGGTGTGGGGGTGTGGTGGTGATATTTTTTCATTGGAGAGTTTGATCCTGGCTCAGGACGAACGCTGGCGGCGTGCTTAACACATGCAAGTCGAACGGTAAGGCCCTTTCGGGGGTACACGAGTGGCGAACGGGTGAGTAACACGTGAGTAACCTGCCCACTTCTTCGGGATAACGCTAGGAAACTGGTGCTAATACCGGATATGAGCTTTCACCGCATGGTGGGGGTTGGAAAGTGTTTGTGGTGGTGGATGGACTCGCGGCCTATCAGCTTGTTGGTGAGGTAGTGGCTCACCAAGGCGGTGACGGGTAGCCGGCCTGAGAGGGTGAC harbors:
- a CDS encoding phosphoribosyl-ATP diphosphatase; amino-acid sequence: MSKTFEELFAELSRKAAERPEGSGTVAELDRGVHAIGKKIVEEASEVWIAAEYEGNERTAEEISQELYHLQVMMVRLGIGLEDVYKYL
- a CDS encoding SseB family protein — protein: MAAATTREGYLDAVVAMCSSRLLMPVMSPGASAPEGSTQVTELGAAVLTNERGESALLCFTGIDSLQAWDARARPVPGTLDDLAATVEEAGASSLLVDVAGPVPMVIGPDLVVQLSRGRRLVRLSDGYGWLEVTPGDRV
- a CDS encoding M20/M25/M40 family metallo-hydrolase produces the protein MDQPTDPEVRAADSPDAEVVPICQELVRIDSSNYGRHDARGETEVARLVAGLLSEIGVRSRIYESEPGRATLVAEWAPEGTDMSRPALLLHGHSDVVPAVADDWSIDPFSGELRDGCLWGRGALDMKGYLAMVLSAIRARHRRGQPPSRPIRFILFADEEGSGTLGSTWLGAHHPEAFDGVTEAISEVGGFSVTTPGGQRAYVVQAAEKGLWWFRMTATGSAGHGSMRNRDNAVSRLAEALGRISGYAWPDLHHPVQEEFLSRFEQLWGIGVDHDRLEESLAALGPLSRMVAACSANTVTPTVLSAGYKVNVIPTSASAELDARFIPGHEQEMIDTIKGLAGPGIEFETISHKPSAEAPFEGPAVDAIRSALAVEDPGAVVLPYLNSAGTDAKGFARLPDGRVINCYGCTPLRLPPDFDFISLFHGVDERVPLDTLAFGARVVDHILQEA
- a CDS encoding citrate synthase produces the protein MDQLVDETCTLTLDGHEYTLPVRTGSTGDRVIDISGLRAATGGVTTFDPSFANTSSCESSISWIDGENGRLTYRGIPIEILASEKVSFVEVAWLLIFGSLPTKVEREHFTELLTEYSSLHRSMDLHFNAFPPNGHPMAIMSSMINAMSTHDRPKITDEMSFTDSAAKLLSKVRTIAAASYKASIGEPAIYPRYDLKYVENFMHMMFSLPYRPFEADPIVARALNLFFVLHADHGQNCSTSTVRMVASSGANLFTSCSAGVCALWGPRHGGANVDAVQALQKIKDSGLTPRQYVARAKDNGERISGFGHRIYRNWDPRARILRGTCSQLLDSLNRTDPLLNIARELEDAVLSDDYFVERRLFPNVDFYSGIVLRALNIPLNMFTVMFAIGRMPGWIAHWREATSDPKGKIARPRDLYVGPDNTAWVPRSQRG
- the hisG gene encoding ATP phosphoribosyltransferase; protein product: MSGQNVLRIAVPNKGALSEAAASLLSEAGYRQRTDRKDLRLLDEANGVEFFYLRPRDIAIYVGEGTLDLGITGRDLLLDSMAQAVEVRGLGFGRSRFRFAAPAGRHNTVEGLAGRRIATSYPGLLRSYLDERGIDAHLIHLDGAVESSIGLGVADAIADVVETGTTLRKAGLEIFGEVILESEGVLIRRHGFEAGSAYEHFMKRIEGVQVARSYVMLDYDVPEANLAAASDLTPGLEAPTVSPLSRQGWYAVRAMVPRGQVQTLMDQLWDAGARAILSTDIAACRI
- a CDS encoding aldo/keto reductase; this translates as MLARTVGASGLKVSRMGLGTLTWGGQTDTRDARTMLRSFVEAGGNLVDTAPAYGSGAAEKLIGRVIHSDLDRDDLVIATKAGFTVNGENRVVDTSRAAMLRDLEGSLRRLHTDHVDLWQVHAWGDAPLEETCDALDHAVRSGMARYVGVSNFVGWQSATAATWQRALRSRIPIISNQVEYSLLARRAEIEMMPSAHHHRMGVLAWSALGRGVLTGRYRTGTPKDSRGANDQLSWFVEPYLAAKSRAVVEAVAKAAQGLGVTTAQVALSWVRDAPQVASALVGARTPEQLDELLATDDEQLPAEITAALDDITGGANLMR
- a CDS encoding DUF3090 domain-containing protein, whose protein sequence is MARLTHRYLRPDRFVCGTVGRPGERTFFIQTRQDGQITSVRCDKEQLQVLTTHLARILDDLARLAAGGILVPGPVDEPVDDEPLDMPLEEEFTAGAIAIAWDSAAGRLVVEVFAISDDEMMEADPQLLLAASPQDAPDSLEVHLSPAQARDFVARGQLVISSGRPACPFCGQPISGSGHICPRANGYRRPLFL
- the pnuC gene encoding nicotinamide riboside transporter PnuC, whose product is MGDVIMRFLNAQLDIGLGRPVLWREIIGNIFGLASALGGARRRIWAWPVGIVGNVLLFTVFLGGVFHTPQDLNLWGQAGRQVFFLITSAYGWVQWAAYRRSHRSSGGAAVAPRWATPKERMATAAAVVMLIVFYIVLKALGSWGPASDSWILTGSILATFGMARGWNEFWFIWIAVDLVGVPLLLSAHYYPSGLMYIFYGGFCLYGFFTWWRLRDQDRSVDIP